In Paenibacillus ihbetae, the following are encoded in one genomic region:
- a CDS encoding ABC transporter ATP-binding protein translates to MSTHILEVNELKTYYRTRLKEHVYAVDGVTFALEEGKTLGIAGESGCGKSTLALSLMGFYFPPLYFGGGSIIVGGRDIMKLGKEQLRSQVSGREISYIPQAAMNALNPTLRIIRFIEDIMKEHRPELTKKQVWDMAAERFETLNLSPRVLNSYPNELSGGMKQRTVIAISTILNPKVLIADEPTSALDVTSQKAVIKLLKSLLDKGFIQSLVFITHELPLLYHVTDDIMVMYAGEIVERGTAEQMIFDPIHPYTKKLMGSIIVPEEGMKGHKLAAIPGTPPNLKNVPEGCRFADRCTYVQEACRKGKIANKTLGDRTYRCIVEPETLREWYANEGE, encoded by the coding sequence GTGAGTACGCATATTCTGGAAGTCAACGAATTGAAGACGTATTACCGGACCCGGCTCAAGGAGCACGTCTATGCGGTGGATGGCGTCACGTTCGCGCTGGAGGAGGGAAAGACGCTCGGCATCGCCGGCGAATCGGGCTGCGGCAAATCGACGCTGGCCTTAAGCCTGATGGGATTTTACTTTCCCCCGCTTTATTTCGGAGGCGGCTCCATTATCGTCGGCGGAAGGGATATCATGAAGCTCGGGAAGGAGCAGCTGCGCTCCCAAGTGTCGGGCAGGGAGATCTCCTACATTCCGCAGGCGGCGATGAATGCGTTGAATCCGACGCTGCGGATCATCCGTTTCATCGAGGACATCATGAAGGAGCATCGGCCCGAGCTGACCAAGAAGCAGGTATGGGATATGGCCGCCGAGCGGTTCGAGACGCTGAACCTGTCGCCGAGGGTGCTGAACTCGTATCCGAATGAGCTGTCAGGCGGCATGAAGCAGCGGACCGTCATTGCGATCTCCACGATTTTGAACCCGAAAGTGCTGATCGCGGACGAACCGACCTCCGCGCTGGACGTCACGTCGCAAAAGGCGGTGATCAAGCTGCTGAAGAGCTTGCTGGACAAAGGCTTTATCCAGTCGCTCGTCTTCATTACGCACGAGCTGCCGCTCTTGTACCATGTCACGGACGACATTATGGTCATGTACGCGGGCGAGATCGTGGAGCGGGGAACCGCCGAGCAGATGATCTTTGATCCGATCCATCCGTATACGAAGAAGCTGATGGGCTCTATCATCGTGCCGGAGGAAGGCATGAAGGGCCATAAGCTGGCGGCCATTCCGGGAACGCCGCCGAACCTGAAGAACGTGCCGGAGGGCTGCCGGTTCGCGGATCGCTGCACGTATGTCCAGGAGGCGTGCCGCAAGGGAAAGATTGCGAACAAAACCTTGGGGGACCGGACGTACCGATGCATTGTCGAGCCTGAAACGCTTAGGGAGTGGTATGCGAATGAAGGGGAGTAA
- a CDS encoding ABC transporter ATP-binding protein, whose translation MKGSNVLIEGKNLTKVFGFGGNKTTAVDNVSFAFHEGEIISIAGESGSGKTTLAKLIMGLLKESAGTIEYMGKPRRLKRHSDRRKYWKHIQAIFQDPFSSFNQFYRVEKLLLDCIKLQGEKLTKEEQLRRMKEACSFVNLKYEELHNKYPFELSGGQMQRLMIARIFILHPKLLIADEPTSMVDACSRSTILDMLLKLREENNMTIIFITHDVGLAYYVSDTLYIMEQGKVVEKGPAEEVILNPKHPYTRQLISDVPKIHSEWDLA comes from the coding sequence ATGAAGGGGAGTAACGTGCTGATCGAAGGAAAGAACCTGACGAAGGTATTCGGCTTCGGCGGCAACAAGACGACCGCGGTTGACAACGTCAGCTTTGCTTTTCATGAAGGCGAAATTATATCGATCGCCGGAGAGAGCGGAAGCGGCAAAACGACGCTGGCCAAACTGATTATGGGACTGCTCAAGGAGAGCGCCGGAACGATCGAATACATGGGCAAGCCGAGACGGCTGAAGCGGCATTCGGACCGGAGAAAGTATTGGAAGCATATTCAGGCGATTTTTCAGGACCCGTTCTCTTCCTTCAACCAGTTCTACAGAGTCGAGAAGCTTCTTCTCGATTGCATCAAGCTGCAGGGGGAGAAGCTGACGAAGGAGGAGCAGCTGCGCCGCATGAAGGAGGCCTGCTCCTTCGTCAATCTGAAATACGAGGAGCTGCATAATAAGTACCCGTTCGAGCTGTCCGGCGGACAGATGCAGCGGCTTATGATCGCGAGAATTTTTATCCTCCATCCGAAGCTGCTTATCGCCGATGAGCCGACCTCCATGGTCGACGCCTGCTCCAGATCGACCATCCTGGATATGCTCCTTAAGCTGCGGGAGGAGAACAATATGACGATTATTTTCATTACCCATGACGTCGGCTTGGCCTACTATGTGAGCGATACGCTTTACATCATGGAGCAGGGGAAAGTGGTTGAGAAGGGGCCGGCAGAGGAAGTCATCCTGAATCCGAAGCATCCGTACACCCGCCAGCTGATCTCCGACGTTCCGAAAATCCATTCGGAGTGGGATCTCGCCTGA